The following coding sequences are from one Streptomyces sp. NBC_01232 window:
- a CDS encoding polysaccharide deacetylase family protein, which yields MDRERRSALAAMAALLSAGIAGLAPGTGPAAAAAAAASASASASASASASASAPRDAATPRRDARAAGPRPPASLLGDEIRRLPTTRNILALTFNAAWDDAGVDTVLAELRRRKLPATFFLTGEFAEAEPAAVRAMADAGHGLGNHSYSHPYFDDLSTAARTEEVRSAHAAIRTASGTEPLPLFRFPYSSTTPQAITDVNALGYAAIEFSADTNGYLGPAGGMTVDKAVKRAVDAFRPGAIIQMHVGSRGDGIVLDADALPLIVDAARADGYEVIDLRQFLEA from the coding sequence GTGGACAGGGAACGACGTTCCGCCCTGGCGGCCATGGCCGCCCTGTTGTCGGCGGGTATCGCGGGCCTGGCGCCCGGGACGGGCCCGGCGGCGGCCGCGGCCGCGGCTGCGTCTGCGTCTGCGTCTGCGTCTGCGTCTGCGTCTGCGTCTGCGTCTGCGCCCAGGGACGCGGCCACGCCTCGGCGGGACGCCCGGGCCGCGGGTCCCCGCCCCCCGGCCTCGCTCCTCGGCGATGAGATCCGCCGACTGCCCACGACCCGCAACATCCTGGCCCTCACCTTCAACGCCGCCTGGGACGACGCCGGCGTCGACACGGTGCTGGCCGAACTGCGACGGCGCAAGCTGCCCGCCACCTTCTTCCTGACCGGCGAGTTCGCCGAGGCCGAGCCCGCGGCGGTGCGCGCCATGGCGGACGCGGGGCACGGCCTCGGCAACCACTCGTACAGTCACCCCTACTTCGACGACCTGAGCACTGCGGCGCGGACCGAGGAGGTGCGCAGCGCCCACGCGGCGATCCGGACGGCGTCCGGGACGGAGCCCCTGCCGCTCTTCCGTTTCCCCTACAGCTCCACCACGCCGCAGGCCATCACCGACGTCAACGCGCTGGGCTATGCGGCGATCGAGTTCAGCGCCGACACCAACGGCTACCTCGGCCCGGCCGGCGGCATGACCGTGGACAAGGCGGTCAAGCGGGCCGTCGACGCCTTCAGGCCCGGCGCGATCATCCAGATGCACGTCGGCAGCCGCGGTGACGGCATCGTCCTCGACGCCGACGCCCTCCCGCTGATCGTCGACGCCGCCCGGGCCGATGGCTACGAGGTCATCGACCTGCGCCAGTTCCTCGAGGCGTAG
- a CDS encoding response regulator transcription factor produces MRVLVVEDERRLAVALQRGLQSEGFSVDMAHDGPQGLWMATEHDYDLIVLDIMLPGLNGYRICSKLRAAGNESGILMLTAKDGEYDEAEALDTGADDFLSKPFSYLVLVARLRALGRRTGRRQPQVMRFGDLLLDPARHSCSRGGTEIRLTAREFAVLEYLARRSGEVVPKRDILEQVWDSAFDGDPNVVEVHVSAVRRKIDAPFGRAALETVRGAGYRLAADGG; encoded by the coding sequence ATGCGCGTACTGGTGGTGGAGGACGAACGGCGGCTCGCCGTGGCCCTGCAGCGTGGGCTGCAGTCGGAGGGCTTTTCTGTGGACATGGCCCACGACGGCCCGCAGGGCCTGTGGATGGCGACGGAGCACGACTACGACCTGATCGTGCTCGACATCATGCTGCCCGGCCTCAACGGCTACCGGATCTGCTCGAAGCTGCGCGCGGCCGGCAACGAGTCCGGGATCCTGATGCTCACGGCGAAGGACGGCGAGTACGACGAGGCGGAGGCGCTGGACACGGGCGCCGACGACTTCCTGTCCAAGCCGTTCTCCTACCTCGTCCTGGTCGCCCGGCTGCGCGCGCTCGGCCGCCGTACGGGCCGCCGGCAGCCCCAGGTGATGCGGTTCGGCGACCTGCTGCTCGACCCCGCCCGGCACTCCTGCTCCCGCGGCGGCACGGAGATACGGCTCACCGCGCGGGAGTTCGCGGTCCTGGAGTACCTGGCCCGGCGCTCCGGCGAGGTGGTGCCCAAGCGGGACATCCTGGAACAGGTGTGGGACAGCGCCTTCGACGGCGATCCCAATGTGGTCGAGGTCCACGTCAGCGCGGTCCGCCGCAAGATCGACGCGCCGTTCGGCCGCGCCGCGCTGGAGACCGTACGCGGGGCCGGGTACCGACTGGCGGCCGACGGTGGCTGA
- a CDS encoding sensor histidine kinase, which yields MRRMWPTTVRARATVGASAVVAAALALASFALLGLLEANLLRNAESDARRQAETVAQLAATGKLARVRPQARGIDFVQVVDADGRILFASPNLAGVPAFPPPAPDAPGTRSHTWRVRPVDAENRQRVVQVVTQTPDGMAIVYAGASLRDADAADDTTTAALVIGLPLLLATVALVTWRVTGHALRPVEAIRAEVAEISDRGLHRRVPVPATRDEVARLAETMNATLDRLEASGIRQRQFIADASHELRSPITVLRTQLEVALAVQDPELWPELIGGALEDIERLQHLTADLLLLARIDAAQPVVAAPLDLTTLVREVVEGRHGDRVPVRLALEPEVQVTAGALWLGRVVTNLVDNAQRFADRHVEITLRTTKGAGPGTAVLEVVDDGPGIPAADRERVFERFTRLDDSRSRDHGGAGLGLAIARDLSARHGGTLTAEDSSGERAGDGSGGARLVLRLPVTRRAG from the coding sequence CTGCGGCGGATGTGGCCCACCACCGTACGGGCGCGGGCCACGGTGGGCGCCAGCGCGGTGGTGGCCGCGGCGCTGGCACTCGCTTCGTTCGCCCTGCTCGGGCTGCTGGAGGCCAACCTGCTCCGCAACGCGGAGAGCGACGCCCGGCGGCAGGCCGAGACCGTGGCGCAGCTCGCCGCCACCGGGAAGCTGGCCCGGGTACGTCCGCAGGCCCGCGGCATCGACTTCGTCCAGGTGGTGGACGCGGACGGGCGCATCCTGTTCGCCAGCCCGAACCTGGCCGGTGTGCCCGCCTTCCCGCCGCCCGCCCCCGACGCCCCGGGAACCCGTTCCCACACGTGGCGGGTCCGCCCGGTGGACGCCGAGAACCGGCAGCGGGTCGTCCAGGTCGTCACGCAGACCCCGGACGGCATGGCCATCGTCTACGCCGGCGCGTCCCTGCGGGACGCGGACGCGGCCGACGACACCACCACCGCCGCCCTCGTCATCGGCCTGCCCCTGCTGCTGGCCACCGTCGCCCTCGTGACCTGGCGGGTCACCGGTCACGCGCTCAGGCCGGTGGAGGCGATCCGGGCCGAGGTCGCCGAGATCTCCGACCGCGGCCTGCACCGCCGGGTGCCGGTGCCGGCGACCCGGGACGAGGTCGCCCGGCTGGCCGAGACGATGAACGCCACCCTGGACCGGCTGGAGGCCTCCGGCATCCGGCAGCGGCAGTTCATCGCCGACGCCTCCCACGAGCTGCGCAGCCCGATCACCGTCCTGCGCACCCAGCTGGAGGTGGCGCTGGCCGTGCAGGACCCGGAGCTGTGGCCCGAGCTGATCGGCGGGGCCCTGGAGGACATCGAACGGCTTCAGCACCTGACGGCCGATCTGCTCCTGCTCGCCCGTATCGACGCGGCCCAGCCCGTGGTCGCCGCCCCGCTGGACCTGACGACCCTGGTGCGCGAGGTGGTGGAGGGCCGCCACGGCGACCGGGTCCCCGTACGGCTGGCCCTGGAGCCCGAGGTGCAAGTCACCGCGGGGGCGCTGTGGCTGGGCCGTGTCGTGACCAATCTCGTCGACAACGCACAGCGTTTCGCCGACCGGCACGTGGAGATCACCCTGCGCACGACGAAGGGCGCGGGGCCGGGCACCGCCGTGCTGGAGGTCGTCGACGACGGCCCGGGGATTCCCGCGGCGGACCGGGAGCGGGTCTTCGAACGCTTCACCCGGCTCGACGACTCGCGCAGCCGCGATCACGGCGGGGCGGGACTGGGCCTGGCCATCGCCCGTGACCTGAGCGCCCGCCACGGAGGCACCCTGACCGCCGAGGACAGTTCCGGGGAGCGGGCCGGGGACGGCTCCGGGGGTGCCCGGCTGGTGCTGCGCCTGCCCGTCACGCGCCGGGCGGGCTGA
- the fusA gene encoding elongation factor G: MRANRQPFITTSPTAVRNLGILAHVDAGKTTITERILFATGAIHKRGEVHHGTTVTDFDAQERDRGITIFAAAVSCAWGGHRVNLIDTPGHVDFSDEVERSLRVLDGAVAVFDAVAGVEPQSETVWRQADRHGVPRIAFVNKLDRAGADLDTAVASIRARLGVVPLVVQLPIGAEDSFSGVVDLLRMRSLNWRADADTYQEGTVPEALLEEAARRRRLLEETVAELHADALEEFCSASALTERTLVRALRELTLRGDGVVVLCGSAYRNRGIEPLLDAVLAYLPSPADMPAVRGLAADGAEQERAPDPAEPFTALAFKVTATATGRLTYLRVYAGTLRKGATVLDAATGRTERVGRILRVQADRHEEREEAAAGDIVAVIGLKAARAGTTLCAPGAPLVLEPPSVAEPVVSVAVEARRNIDTGRLSAALARLAEEDPSLVVRSDPESGQTVLSGMGELHLEVAVEKIRSGHGVEVVVGRPQVSYRETVVRGVRGLVHRHVKQDGGAGQFAHVVLDVEPLEEPCFEFRSTVVGGRVPQEYARAVEAGCRDALAEGPLGGFPVTGLRVTLTDGATHSKDSSEMAFRAAGRFGLREALRLSTMELLEPLVEVTVTVPEDGVGGVLGDLAARRGRVSGSTAEAGTAVITAAVPLAELFGYASRLRGRTQGRGTFTTRPAGLAPVPASVAGALPAR, encoded by the coding sequence ATGCGCGCCAACAGGCAGCCCTTCATCACGACTTCCCCCACCGCCGTCCGCAACCTGGGCATCCTCGCCCACGTCGACGCCGGCAAGACCACCATCACCGAACGGATCCTGTTCGCGACCGGTGCCATCCACAAGCGGGGCGAGGTCCACCACGGCACGACCGTCACCGACTTCGACGCCCAGGAACGCGATCGCGGCATCACCATCTTCGCCGCGGCCGTGAGCTGCGCGTGGGGCGGTCACCGCGTCAACCTGATCGACACCCCGGGGCACGTCGACTTCTCCGACGAGGTCGAGCGTTCCCTGCGGGTGCTGGACGGGGCGGTCGCGGTGTTCGACGCCGTCGCCGGCGTGGAACCGCAGAGCGAGACGGTCTGGCGGCAGGCCGACCGGCACGGTGTACCGCGCATCGCGTTCGTCAACAAGCTGGACCGGGCCGGCGCCGACCTCGATACGGCGGTCGCGTCGATCCGGGCACGGCTGGGCGTCGTTCCGCTGGTGGTGCAGCTGCCGATCGGAGCGGAGGACTCGTTCTCCGGCGTCGTCGACCTGCTGCGCATGCGCTCGCTGAACTGGCGGGCCGACGCCGACACCTACCAGGAGGGCACGGTACCCGAGGCGCTCCTGGAGGAAGCGGCCCGGCGGCGCCGGCTCCTGGAGGAGACGGTGGCCGAGCTGCACGCCGACGCCCTGGAGGAGTTCTGCTCGGCCTCGGCCCTGACGGAGCGCACCCTGGTGCGCGCCCTGCGCGAGCTGACGCTCCGCGGGGACGGCGTGGTCGTGCTGTGCGGCTCGGCGTACCGCAACCGCGGGATCGAGCCGCTGCTGGACGCGGTGCTCGCGTATCTGCCGTCGCCCGCCGACATGCCTGCGGTACGGGGGCTGGCGGCGGACGGCGCGGAGCAGGAGCGCGCCCCGGACCCGGCGGAGCCCTTCACGGCCCTCGCCTTCAAGGTGACCGCGACGGCGACCGGGCGCCTGACCTACCTGCGGGTGTACGCGGGCACGCTGCGCAAGGGCGCGACGGTACTGGACGCGGCCACGGGCCGTACGGAGCGGGTCGGCCGGATCCTGCGGGTCCAGGCCGACCGGCACGAGGAACGGGAGGAGGCGGCGGCCGGTGACATCGTCGCGGTGATCGGGCTGAAGGCCGCCCGGGCGGGAACGACCCTGTGCGCGCCGGGTGCACCCCTGGTCCTCGAACCGCCGTCGGTGGCCGAGCCGGTGGTGTCCGTCGCGGTCGAGGCCCGGCGCAACATCGACACGGGCCGGCTCTCGGCCGCACTGGCGCGGCTCGCCGAGGAGGACCCCTCCCTGGTGGTGCGGTCCGACCCGGAGAGCGGCCAGACCGTGCTGTCGGGGATGGGCGAGCTGCACCTGGAGGTCGCGGTGGAGAAGATCCGCAGTGGCCACGGGGTGGAGGTCGTCGTGGGCCGGCCGCAGGTCTCCTACCGGGAGACGGTCGTGCGCGGGGTCCGCGGACTCGTCCACCGGCACGTCAAACAGGACGGTGGGGCGGGTCAGTTCGCGCACGTCGTCCTCGACGTCGAGCCGCTGGAGGAGCCGTGCTTCGAGTTCCGCTCGACGGTCGTCGGCGGGCGCGTGCCGCAGGAGTACGCGCGCGCCGTGGAGGCGGGCTGCCGGGACGCGCTCGCCGAGGGGCCGCTCGGCGGGTTCCCGGTGACGGGGCTGCGGGTCACGCTCACCGACGGGGCGACCCACTCCAAGGACTCCTCGGAGATGGCGTTCCGCGCGGCGGGCCGGTTCGGGCTGCGCGAGGCGCTGCGCCTGAGCACGATGGAGCTCCTGGAACCGCTCGTCGAAGTCACGGTGACGGTCCCGGAGGACGGCGTCGGGGGCGTGCTCGGTGACCTCGCGGCCCGCCGAGGCCGGGTCAGCGGTTCCACGGCCGAGGCCGGGACCGCGGTGATCACGGCGGCCGTGCCGCTGGCCGAGCTGTTCGGCTATGCGTCCCGGCTGCGCGGCCGGACGCAGGGCCGGGGCACCTTCACCACCCGGCCGGCCGGTCTCGCGCCGGTTCCGGCCTCGGTCGCGGGGGCCCTGCCGGCCCGGTGA
- a CDS encoding RNA polymerase sigma factor: MSEGEFDPSGDRAVSSELAGVLPVDFTAFHSQQHRAYLRYAHLQLGNPKDAEEVVDDVFTFLLKVWRQALKEASLHGFAWAVLREHVERRLAALGRQVAMVETAWFAALRRSSRERLELLESKLGLYAAIAGLSERQYDVVLLAFLLGNDSDTVARMMGITPATVRSHIRGARRTLSRKLGVDWIPGEEKD, from the coding sequence ATGAGCGAAGGCGAATTCGATCCATCGGGGGACCGGGCGGTCTCCAGCGAACTGGCCGGCGTACTGCCGGTGGACTTCACCGCTTTCCACTCCCAGCAGCACCGCGCCTATCTGCGCTACGCCCATCTGCAGCTGGGAAATCCCAAGGACGCCGAGGAAGTCGTCGACGACGTGTTCACCTTCTTGCTGAAGGTGTGGCGCCAGGCCCTCAAGGAGGCGAGCCTCCACGGCTTCGCGTGGGCGGTGCTGCGTGAGCACGTCGAGCGGCGGCTGGCGGCCCTGGGCAGACAGGTGGCGATGGTGGAGACGGCGTGGTTCGCCGCACTGCGCCGCTCCTCCAGAGAGCGGCTGGAACTGCTGGAGTCGAAGCTCGGGCTGTACGCGGCGATCGCGGGCCTGTCCGAGCGGCAGTACGACGTGGTGCTGCTGGCCTTCCTCCTGGGCAACGACTCCGACACGGTGGCCCGGATGATGGGGATCACCCCCGCGACGGTCCGCTCGCACATCCGCGGCGCACGCCGCACCCTGTCCCGCAAGCTCGGGGTGGACTGGATTCCCGGAGAGGAGAAGGACTAG
- a CDS encoding FABP family protein: protein MFESVQENPYPDSHVLGEGPAPHPQLRPVLALLGRWHGRGQGEYPTLEQDFRYEQEITFSHDGRPFLRYEARAWLIDASGVPVRPAGREAGWWRVTPDASLEVVLAHPTGIVETYVGRVSGAEIEIETKDVSLTPLAKEVTGTRRRYTLGDGEMTVVHDMAAVGQPLQHHLTTHLRRRPSQEGAP, encoded by the coding sequence ATGTTCGAGTCGGTGCAGGAAAATCCCTACCCTGACAGCCACGTCCTCGGCGAAGGCCCCGCACCGCACCCGCAACTGCGGCCCGTCCTGGCCCTGCTGGGACGCTGGCACGGCCGCGGGCAGGGCGAGTACCCGACGCTCGAACAGGACTTCCGGTACGAGCAGGAGATCACCTTCAGCCACGACGGCCGCCCCTTCCTCCGCTACGAGGCACGCGCCTGGCTGATCGACGCGTCCGGGGTGCCCGTGCGGCCGGCGGGACGCGAGGCCGGCTGGTGGCGGGTGACGCCCGACGCCTCCCTGGAGGTCGTGCTCGCTCATCCGACCGGCATCGTCGAGACGTACGTCGGGCGGGTGTCCGGTGCGGAGATCGAGATCGAGACCAAGGACGTGTCGCTGACCCCGCTGGCGAAGGAGGTCACGGGCACCCGGCGCCGCTACACGCTCGGGGACGGCGAGATGACGGTCGTTCACGACATGGCCGCGGTGGGACAGCCCCTGCAGCACCACCTCACGACGCACCTGCGCCGGCGCCCGTCTCAGGAGGGGGCCCCGTAG
- a CDS encoding IclR family transcriptional regulator domain-containing protein, with protein sequence MTHAARKTSEGQPAPAPLESVHQALRVLEVINRYSGGVNLTQIARETALPQLVLARAVEQLIRANLATPTGADAYVAGNALQLADSTTGEGRGHLRETLAWVRDAVGAAVYVARYTDGEVSITQYADGPAAPLVEEWVDFRVAAHASAVGKALLAQLDYDDRKDHLARHRLTRFTSHTLTSQQDLFHQLDARPPNAPLLDLQEYAVGTVCAAVPITAGPNAECVALSIPVPDPGRLKQAARILQSEAAAVLLALIVAGSTPSTARRPEDTVLSPTA encoded by the coding sequence CTGACCCACGCGGCCCGGAAAACCAGCGAAGGACAGCCCGCCCCCGCCCCACTGGAATCCGTCCACCAGGCACTGCGCGTCCTGGAGGTCATCAACCGCTACTCGGGCGGCGTGAACCTGACCCAGATCGCCCGGGAAACCGCACTGCCCCAGCTGGTCCTCGCCCGGGCCGTGGAGCAACTGATCCGGGCGAACCTCGCCACTCCGACGGGCGCGGACGCGTACGTCGCCGGCAACGCCCTCCAGCTGGCGGACTCGACGACCGGAGAAGGACGCGGGCACCTGCGCGAGACCCTCGCCTGGGTGCGGGACGCCGTCGGCGCCGCGGTCTACGTCGCCCGCTACACCGACGGCGAGGTCTCCATCACCCAGTACGCCGACGGCCCGGCGGCACCCCTGGTGGAGGAGTGGGTCGACTTCCGCGTCGCCGCCCACGCCTCCGCGGTGGGCAAGGCCCTGCTGGCCCAGCTCGACTACGACGACCGCAAGGACCACCTGGCCCGGCACCGGCTCACCCGTTTCACCTCCCACACCCTCACCAGCCAGCAGGACCTCTTCCACCAGCTCGACGCCCGGCCGCCGAACGCCCCCCTCCTCGACCTGCAGGAATACGCGGTCGGCACGGTGTGCGCGGCGGTGCCCATCACCGCGGGCCCGAACGCGGAGTGCGTGGCCCTGTCCATCCCCGTCCCCGACCCCGGCCGGCTGAAGCAGGCCGCCCGGATCCTGCAGAGCGAGGCCGCCGCGGTCCTGCTCGCCCTGATCGTCGCCGGCAGCACCCCGTCCACGGCACGCCGGCCGGAGGACACCGTCCTGTCGCCCACGGCCTAG
- a CDS encoding RidA family protein — translation MERTAVNPVTWSVEMGFNQGEVVSGHTRTLYISGQTAMSGDGKPLHEGDMAAQLTLSVDNLEAVLGEAGMSLADLVRLNVYTTDVDLLFQHYGVLAARLGAAEVAPATTMLGVTRLAIPGQMVELEGTAVA, via the coding sequence ATGGAGCGAACGGCGGTCAACCCGGTGACGTGGTCCGTGGAGATGGGGTTCAACCAGGGGGAGGTCGTCTCCGGGCACACCCGCACGCTGTACATCTCGGGGCAGACCGCGATGAGCGGCGACGGCAAGCCCTTGCACGAGGGGGATATGGCTGCGCAGTTGACGCTGAGCGTCGACAACCTGGAGGCCGTGCTCGGCGAGGCCGGGATGTCTCTCGCGGACCTCGTGCGGCTCAATGTGTACACGACCGACGTCGACCTGCTCTTCCAGCACTACGGCGTTTTGGCGGCGCGGCTCGGCGCGGCCGAGGTGGCGCCGGCCACCACGATGCTCGGGGTGACGCGACTGGCGATCCCCGGCCAGATGGTCGAGCTCGAGGGGACCGCCGTCGCGTGA
- a CDS encoding helix-turn-helix transcriptional regulator → MRADRLVSLVLLLRQRGRLTADTLAGELGVSTRTVLRDIEALSAAGVPVYAERGRHGGFALLPGFRTELTGLNHDEALALLTAGSGRGEQVFGLGSALASAMRKVVDALPEGHRATASDAARRFLVEPETDLLSRRPVTDEVPGTTMIEVRRAVLAGHKLRIHYEATGRPPQWRTVDPIGLVTVRDRIYLLATRAGEDRTYRLSRVLAAEELPEPAQRPNRVDLDRIWRERSAQFLGDNHITVLVRVEPARRGDLLDTAVAVRAEEPDADGRLRLELTFQDSWHAEWALWQLGTDAEALAPQSLRTALRDRATAMATRYGAPS, encoded by the coding sequence ATGCGCGCCGACCGACTGGTCTCCCTGGTACTTCTGCTGCGCCAGCGCGGCCGGCTCACCGCGGACACGCTGGCCGGCGAGCTGGGGGTGTCCACCCGCACCGTGCTGCGCGACATCGAGGCGCTCTCGGCGGCCGGCGTACCGGTCTACGCCGAACGCGGCCGGCACGGGGGGTTCGCACTGCTGCCCGGCTTCCGGACCGAGCTCACCGGGCTGAACCACGACGAGGCCCTTGCCCTGCTGACCGCCGGATCGGGCCGCGGCGAGCAGGTGTTCGGACTCGGCTCGGCGCTCGCTTCGGCCATGCGGAAGGTGGTCGACGCGCTGCCGGAAGGCCACCGGGCCACCGCGAGCGACGCGGCCCGGCGGTTCCTCGTCGAGCCGGAGACGGACCTGCTCTCACGCAGGCCGGTCACGGACGAGGTACCCGGCACCACCATGATCGAGGTCCGGCGCGCGGTGCTCGCCGGACACAAGCTGCGCATCCACTACGAGGCCACCGGCCGGCCGCCGCAGTGGCGCACGGTGGACCCGATCGGCCTGGTCACCGTGCGCGACCGCATCTACCTGCTGGCGACCCGGGCCGGTGAGGACCGTACCTACCGGCTGTCCCGGGTGCTGGCCGCCGAGGAACTCCCCGAGCCGGCGCAGCGGCCGAACCGGGTCGACCTGGACCGGATCTGGCGGGAACGCTCCGCCCAGTTCCTCGGCGACAACCACATCACCGTGCTGGTGCGGGTGGAGCCGGCCCGGCGGGGGGACCTGCTGGACACCGCGGTGGCCGTCCGCGCCGAGGAGCCCGACGCGGACGGCCGGCTGCGGCTGGAACTGACGTTCCAGGACTCATGGCACGCGGAATGGGCGCTGTGGCAGCTCGGCACGGACGCGGAGGCCCTCGCCCCGCAATCGCTGCGCACCGCCCTGCGCGACCGCGCCACCGCGATGGCCACCCGCTACGGGGCCCCCTCCTGA
- a CDS encoding S41 family peptidase yields the protein MRIVTATAVALALVCAVAPTATAHQPAADGIWRTDGYGTVLSIRNGTLQEYQTTAVGCIAGATAHRTGPGTYTTPDGTVLTVRTRGADDRASVRLDGDVGDRNLRRMTRLPEACTGPAPGGPLASFDIFWQSFEENYPFFSVKGIDWHAVRDRYRPTVHEGTTPDELFAVFSKMVEPLHDAHVAVWDVDADADGFPDRRFAQARPGTVLPDGTLDARIKKFVVERDLKDARNLQDFAAGRITYADLPGGQGYLRISGFGGYAGDDAPYAAELAELDRALDTVLGQERTQHLKGLVIDLRINGGGSDAMGLHIAGRLTDTPYLAYAKRARNDPADPTRHTRPQPQYVTPAQGPRYTGPVAVLTGASTVSAGETFTQALMDRPGRTVRIGQPTQGVFSDVLVRKLPNGMSVWLPNEELLARSGRTFDGAGIPPHLTEPVFTAEEFDQNKDSAFDRAVQVLRGPGVSL from the coding sequence GTGCGCATTGTCACGGCCACCGCCGTCGCCCTGGCCCTCGTCTGCGCAGTCGCGCCGACCGCCACCGCTCACCAGCCGGCCGCCGACGGGATCTGGCGGACCGACGGCTACGGCACCGTGCTGTCCATCCGGAACGGCACTCTCCAGGAGTACCAGACCACCGCCGTCGGCTGCATCGCGGGCGCCACCGCGCACCGGACCGGCCCCGGCACCTACACCACGCCCGACGGCACCGTCCTGACCGTGCGCACCCGGGGCGCCGACGACCGCGCCTCCGTACGGCTGGACGGCGACGTCGGCGACCGGAACCTGCGCCGGATGACGCGACTGCCCGAGGCCTGCACGGGTCCCGCCCCCGGGGGTCCGCTCGCTTCCTTCGACATCTTCTGGCAGTCCTTCGAGGAGAACTACCCCTTCTTCTCCGTCAAGGGCATCGACTGGCACGCCGTGCGCGACCGGTACCGCCCCACGGTCCACGAAGGGACGACCCCGGACGAACTCTTCGCCGTCTTCAGCAAGATGGTCGAGCCGCTGCACGACGCCCACGTCGCCGTCTGGGACGTCGACGCCGATGCCGACGGCTTTCCCGACCGCCGCTTCGCACAGGCCCGCCCCGGCACCGTCCTGCCCGACGGGACACTCGATGCCAGGATCAAGAAGTTCGTCGTGGAGCGCGACCTCAAGGACGCCCGGAACCTCCAGGACTTCGCCGCCGGCCGGATCACCTACGCCGACCTCCCCGGCGGGCAGGGCTACCTGCGGATCTCCGGCTTCGGCGGCTACGCGGGCGACGACGCCCCCTACGCCGCCGAGCTGGCCGAGCTCGACAGGGCCCTGGACACGGTCCTCGGCCAGGAGCGCACCCAGCACCTGAAGGGCCTGGTCATCGACCTGCGGATCAACGGCGGCGGCTCCGACGCCATGGGGCTCCACATCGCCGGGCGGCTCACCGACACCCCCTACCTCGCCTACGCCAAGCGGGCCCGCAACGATCCCGCGGACCCCACCCGGCACACGCGGCCCCAGCCCCAGTACGTTACGCCCGCCCAGGGCCCCCGCTACACCGGACCGGTCGCCGTGCTGACCGGTGCCTCGACCGTCAGCGCGGGAGAGACCTTCACCCAGGCCCTCATGGACCGCCCCGGCCGGACCGTACGGATCGGGCAGCCCACGCAGGGCGTCTTCTCGGACGTCCTGGTGCGCAAGCTCCCCAACGGCATGTCGGTCTGGCTGCCGAACGAGGAGCTGCTGGCGCGGTCGGGCAGGACCTTCGACGGCGCCGGCATCCCGCCGCACCTCACCGAGCCGGTCTTCACCGCGGAGGAGTTCGACCAGAACAAGGACTCCGCCTTCGACCGGGCCGTGCAGGTCCTGCGCGGCCCGGGCGTTTCTCTCTGA
- a CDS encoding sigma-70 family RNA polymerase sigma factor — translation MSEKEILAQRFEEHRSHLRAVAYRMLGSLSEAEDAVQETWFKLNRSDADAVENLGGWLTTVTGRVCLDMLRSRGTRREDPLHDQDGQVRLPDPIVSRADGLDPEQEVMLADSVGIALMVVLDTLAPAERLAFVLHDLFAVPFDEIAPVLGRSAATTRQLASRARRRVQGAAPAPDPDRGRLRAIVDAFLAASRGGDFDALVAVLDPDVVARSDGGTLRPTLLRRGAAEVASQAIAFARFAEAAHAALVNGTPGVVAVAEGRALSVMAFTVRDGRITALDILTDPERLARIDLSVLDV, via the coding sequence GTGAGCGAGAAGGAAATCCTGGCCCAGCGTTTCGAGGAGCACCGCTCCCATCTGCGGGCGGTGGCCTACCGGATGCTGGGCTCGCTCAGCGAGGCGGAGGACGCCGTACAGGAGACCTGGTTCAAGCTGAACCGCTCCGACGCCGACGCGGTCGAGAACCTGGGCGGCTGGCTGACCACCGTGACCGGCCGCGTGTGTCTGGACATGCTGCGCTCGCGCGGCACGCGGCGCGAGGATCCCCTGCACGACCAGGACGGGCAGGTCCGCCTTCCCGACCCGATCGTCAGCCGCGCGGACGGACTCGACCCCGAGCAGGAGGTCATGCTGGCCGATTCGGTCGGCATCGCCCTGATGGTCGTCCTGGACACCCTCGCCCCCGCCGAGCGCCTGGCGTTCGTGCTGCACGACCTGTTCGCCGTGCCTTTCGACGAGATCGCCCCCGTCCTCGGGCGTTCCGCCGCCACGACCCGGCAGCTCGCGAGCCGCGCCCGTCGCCGCGTCCAGGGCGCGGCGCCCGCCCCGGACCCCGACCGGGGCCGACTGCGGGCGATCGTCGACGCCTTCCTGGCAGCCTCGCGCGGCGGGGACTTCGACGCGCTCGTCGCGGTCCTCGACCCCGATGTGGTCGCACGTTCCGACGGCGGCACGCTGCGCCCCACGCTGCTGCGCCGCGGTGCGGCCGAGGTCGCCTCCCAGGCGATCGCCTTCGCCCGGTTCGCCGAGGCCGCGCACGCGGCGCTGGTCAACGGGACTCCCGGGGTGGTAGCCGTGGCGGAGGGCCGGGCGCTGTCGGTCATGGCGTTCACCGTCCGGGACGGCAGGATCACCGCGCTCGACATCCTCACGGACCCCGAGCGCCTGGCGCGCATCGACCTGAGCGTCCTCGACGTCTGA